The window GGGTCCCCTTCGGGAGACCCTGCTGAGGTTAACGACAATTAATCATTCTGCGCCATTGATTGAATCGATGTGATTAATTTCTGCGCCGCTGTTGTGTGTTATCACCAACAGCTCAATAACGAAGGCTATTAACCATGCTATTCTATTCTATTCTATTCTATAGAATTCTCTCACCCCAGCGGGGTCTCCCGAAGGGGACCCCGATGAATTACGATACAAGCACTCGCCATTGCTTAGCATCAGGGTCCCCTTCGGGAGACCCTGCTGAGGTAAACCAAACCATCCTTTGCTCTCTTTGCACCGTCTCTGGCCCTTTGCGTTATCTCGTCCTTCCCATCGCAACGAATACAAAGAATCCCTATTTTAGGTAATTCATTAACCAACTAACCATGCGATTACTAACCATCCTGCTGCTTACCCTCTTTTTGCAAACTGCCCATGCCCAGGACACCACCTACCTGGATATAAATGGCGAAAAAGTAATTCCCCCTAAACCCTATCACTGGAAAAAGGTAACCAAACGCTCCGCCTCCAATCCCAAAGAAGCAGAGGTATTCTACTATATCCAGAACGGCGAGTTGGAACGGAAGTTCTTTTATGAGAACCTGGACAGCAATATCCTCGGCGGAAAGTACCTCCAATATTATCCGGGTGGCCAGATCTATATGGAGCAGGACATCCGCCATAACCAAGTGGAAGGCAACTTCATAGTTTACTATAAAAACGGTAAGGTCCGCCGGAGCGAGTCCTACAAAAACGGAAAGATGATCACCGGTA is drawn from Flavihumibacter rivuli and contains these coding sequences:
- a CDS encoding energy transducer TonB, with protein sequence MRLLTILLLTLFLQTAHAQDTTYLDINGEKVIPPKPYHWKKVTKRSASNPKEAEVFYYIQNGELERKFFYENLDSNILGGKYLQYYPGGQIYMEQDIRHNQVEGNFIVYYKNGKVRRSESYKNGKMITGTCYDSTGKEIAYFPHETLPSFPGGNSALAAFLGRELKYPNNARRAGIEERILVRFEVDKEGNIKNPRIYKGVDPELSAEALRVVNKMPQWIPGQQDGQPKIVTYQLPVVFKLQ